A genomic segment from Treponema sp. Marseille-Q3903 encodes:
- a CDS encoding energy-coupling factor transporter transmembrane component T — protein MKQVAGGIYKTKQQNNGLVFDPRTKLILLIEFDILMFLGRSLFYEMGVFLLCSLILAVGGHRRNAIKCIGIFAVCAAIEQLIHPYMSHFLISLVYFAVALIRKVLPIFILTKWSVETTKVSAFVAALWKMRLPKNMIITGSVIFRCFPTIREEWTAIQSAMRMRGIECNARSLLFKPSETITYILIPLFISILNISDELAAAALCRGLDNPGTHTCMTEIGFKRQDVALLILVTGIFAGVCIVRILGVRL, from the coding sequence ATGAAGCAGGTAGCGGGCGGAATATATAAAACAAAACAGCAGAATAACGGATTAGTGTTTGATCCCAGAACTAAATTGATATTACTGATTGAGTTTGATATTCTGATGTTTTTAGGCCGCTCGCTATTCTATGAAATGGGGGTGTTCTTGCTGTGTTCCCTCATTCTTGCGGTCGGAGGACACCGGAGAAACGCAATCAAGTGTATCGGCATCTTTGCAGTCTGCGCCGCTATTGAACAACTGATACACCCCTATATGTCTCATTTTTTGATTTCGCTGGTTTACTTTGCCGTTGCGCTTATACGCAAAGTTTTACCGATTTTTATTTTAACAAAGTGGTCTGTTGAAACAACAAAGGTGAGCGCTTTTGTAGCTGCACTGTGGAAGATGCGCCTTCCAAAAAATATGATTATAACCGGCTCCGTAATTTTTCGCTGCTTTCCTACCATTCGGGAAGAATGGACTGCAATTCAATCCGCGATGCGTATGCGGGGAATTGAATGTAATGCGCGGAGTCTTTTATTCAAACCGTCGGAAACGATTACGTATATATTGATTCCCCTTTTTATTTCAATCTTGAACATCAGCGATGAACTGGCAGCCGCAGCACTATGCAGAGGGCTTGATAATCCGGGCACACATACCTGTATGACGGAGATAGGTTTCAAGCGGCAAGACGTAGCGCTTTTGATTCTTGTTACAGGTATTTTTGCCGGTGTGTGCATTGTTAGAATACTGGGAGTGAGGCTATGA
- a CDS encoding ABC transporter ATP-binding protein: protein MIHIQNVSFTYEQADTPSLKNINLSVKTGECVLLCGKSGCGKTSLIRLLCGMLPDFYNGVFTGSVSVKGIDPVTAPMYEIAKTVGTVFQNPRTQFYTVNTTSEIAFGCENFGMEPKLIRDRVYETADALHINALLDRNIFQLSGGEKQKIAFASIYAVNPDIYVLDEPSSNLDNHAINELRSMLQFLKAHGKTIVIAEHRIRYLKELADRAVYMKEGQIEKEYTMQELDSMSISERMETGIRPVSLGGFSSIIKEQSESSGDIGGNASIQMKDVCFSYTKYKGQSSLTIPDACFPAGTVIAVTGNNGAGKSTLVSVIGGLLKNKKGTVKLNGNIQSAKERLFVSYMVMQEVNHQLFTDSVKEEIVLGVKNPDEEALHAVLSKMDIERLIDRHPMTLSGGQKQRVAIAAAVFCKKKILIFDEPTSGLDFFHMMQTAELIKTLKADDTYIFVITHDYELIAAACDIAVEVKNGRIESQYVLDMSGFERLQNSMFS from the coding sequence ATGATCCATATCCAAAATGTTTCTTTTACGTATGAACAAGCGGATACGCCAAGCCTCAAAAACATCAACCTTTCTGTTAAAACAGGCGAATGCGTCTTGCTCTGCGGAAAAAGCGGGTGCGGAAAAACCTCGCTGATACGGCTCCTCTGCGGTATGCTGCCTGACTTTTATAACGGAGTTTTTACAGGCAGTGTGTCGGTGAAAGGAATTGATCCCGTTACCGCACCGATGTATGAGATTGCAAAAACGGTCGGTACCGTTTTTCAAAATCCGCGTACACAGTTTTACACCGTTAATACGACAAGTGAAATTGCATTCGGATGTGAAAATTTCGGAATGGAGCCGAAACTCATTCGAGATAGAGTATATGAAACCGCCGATGCGCTGCATATAAACGCGCTCCTTGATCGAAACATTTTTCAACTTTCAGGCGGAGAAAAACAAAAAATCGCATTTGCAAGTATTTACGCCGTTAATCCCGATATTTACGTCTTGGATGAACCTTCTTCCAATTTGGACAATCACGCTATCAATGAATTGCGATCGATGCTGCAGTTTTTAAAAGCGCACGGAAAAACCATCGTCATCGCGGAACACCGAATCCGGTATCTCAAAGAATTGGCGGATCGTGCGGTATATATGAAAGAAGGACAAATTGAAAAAGAATACACCATGCAGGAATTGGATTCTATGTCGATTTCAGAACGGATGGAAACCGGTATACGGCCGGTTTCATTAGGCGGTTTTTCTTCTATTATAAAAGAGCAGAGCGAAAGCAGCGGAGATATCGGCGGTAATGCATCGATACAAATGAAAGACGTTTGTTTTTCTTATACGAAATATAAGGGACAGTCTTCGCTCACTATACCGGATGCTTGTTTTCCGGCAGGAACCGTCATTGCGGTTACCGGAAACAATGGGGCGGGAAAATCGACATTGGTTTCAGTGATAGGCGGATTATTAAAAAATAAGAAAGGCACTGTTAAGCTAAACGGAAATATTCAATCGGCAAAAGAACGCTTATTCGTGAGCTATATGGTGATGCAGGAAGTAAATCATCAGTTGTTTACGGACAGTGTAAAGGAAGAAATTGTGCTTGGCGTTAAAAATCCGGACGAGGAGGCATTGCATGCCGTTTTGAGCAAGATGGATATAGAACGTTTAATAGACCGCCATCCTATGACGTTATCCGGCGGACAAAAACAACGTGTCGCGATTGCGGCAGCGGTCTTTTGCAAAAAGAAAATTTTGATCTTTGATGAACCGACAAGCGGTCTTGACTTCTTTCACATGATGCAAACGGCAGAACTCATTAAAACGCTGAAAGCCGATGACACCTATATATTTGTCATTACGCATGATTATGAATTGATTGCGGCGGCCTGTGATATCGCCGTTGAAGTGAAAAACGGCCGCATTGAATCGCAATACGTATTAGATATGTCGGGATTTGAGCGATTACAAAACTCTATGTTTTCGTGA
- a CDS encoding CPBP family intramembrane glutamic endopeptidase — protein sequence MENTRTIKRNLLIFIVFISVIGFVGYFIDRMMGHADYTNAGMGDTGTAGMGIWLISPLFLVIILRSFCGDTWKEHGYHLNIKKHRTMYLVSFLIYPVVATLIILTGLLFNGISLGKMNSAVLLTTLGSQIIIQFIKNFFEESLWRAYLTNQLLKLKLKDYTLYIVSGIIWWMWHLPYVLYFLTQKEINDYMGFSVSRSFFFVWGFLVCLSWIVMYVEMFRITKSVWPAVIMHTMEDAYINPLLLSGAVVIHAQTALVFSLSAGVLSMFMYLGIGFWLRNIRRKTENKEMQR from the coding sequence ATGGAAAATACACGTACAATAAAAAGAAATCTTTTGATATTTATTGTTTTTATATCAGTAATAGGCTTTGTAGGATATTTTATCGATAGGATGATGGGACATGCCGATTATACGAATGCAGGTATGGGCGATACCGGTACGGCAGGAATGGGAATATGGCTTATCAGTCCCTTATTTTTAGTGATTATTTTACGGTCATTTTGCGGTGATACATGGAAGGAACACGGTTATCATCTGAATATAAAAAAACATCGAACAATGTATCTTGTCTCATTTTTGATATATCCGGTAGTAGCAACGTTGATAATATTGACCGGCTTACTTTTTAACGGTATAAGTCTCGGCAAGATGAATAGTGCTGTTTTATTGACTACTCTTGGCAGCCAAATAATCATTCAGTTTATTAAAAACTTTTTTGAAGAATCTTTATGGCGTGCGTATCTGACAAATCAGCTTTTAAAACTAAAACTGAAAGATTACACACTCTATATTGTGAGCGGTATTATTTGGTGGATGTGGCATTTGCCGTACGTTTTGTACTTTCTTACTCAAAAGGAAATAAACGACTACATGGGATTCTCGGTAAGCAGATCCTTCTTTTTTGTTTGGGGATTTCTGGTTTGTCTGAGTTGGATTGTGATGTATGTTGAAATGTTTAGAATCACCAAAAGTGTATGGCCTGCGGTTATTATGCACACAATGGAAGATGCCTACATCAATCCTTTGTTGCTATCGGGTGCGGTAGTTATCCACGCGCAAACAGCGCTCGTTTTCTCTTTATCTGCAGGAGTGCTATCTATGTTCATGTATCTTGGCATAGGATTTTGGCTGAGAAATATCCGCAGAAAAACAGAAAATAAAGAGATGCAGAGATAG
- a CDS encoding PadR family transcriptional regulator, translating to MKYFLLGLLMLKEMTVYQLKAIIAENFSSMCSDSMGSIQAALKNLLSNGLITYTAVKEKNVEKKYYHIKENGRKEFLMWLQNPMDMSQGKNTELGKLLFMGILPNDKRVELISAVIKNLESELTYLKQILDVNKDIEANKKELLDYYADNPDYAAALLRAGKSKNIAQSFSDIHKYEMLTAQHGADLVQFHIKWFKELQKKINAGLF from the coding sequence ATGAAATATTTTTTGCTCGGCTTACTGATGTTAAAGGAAATGACGGTTTATCAATTAAAAGCGATAATAGCCGAAAATTTCAGCTCTATGTGCAGCGATAGTATGGGGAGCATTCAAGCAGCTCTGAAAAACCTACTGTCGAACGGACTTATTACGTACACTGCCGTAAAAGAAAAGAATGTGGAAAAAAAATATTACCATATAAAAGAAAACGGCAGGAAGGAATTTTTAATGTGGCTGCAAAACCCGATGGATATGTCGCAAGGAAAAAATACCGAACTCGGGAAGCTTTTGTTTATGGGTATCTTACCGAACGATAAACGTGTTGAACTCATTTCCGCTGTCATAAAAAATTTGGAAAGCGAACTTACATATCTAAAACAAATACTGGATGTAAACAAGGATATTGAAGCAAACAAAAAAGAATTGCTTGATTACTATGCCGATAATCCTGATTATGCCGCAGCGTTGTTGCGTGCGGGAAAAAGCAAAAATATCGCCCAAAGTTTTTCCGACATACATAAGTACGAAATGTTGACGGCACAACATGGGGCGGATTTGGTACAGTTTCATATTAAATGGTTCAAAGAATTGCAAAAGAAAATAAATGCAGGTTTATTTTAA
- a CDS encoding ketopantoate reductase family protein, whose product MKLLIYGAGTIGTAYGWLVSCNNEVDFYGKSDTEKEITISYKDLRKRSTVYQTMKFERRIITHIEDHYDAIIVAVNRFQLCSVLPHLKELKNKTKYFVFMQNNWNLKNEIAPYLSQDDYLIAFPSSIGGGRDEKGLHIIIFDEATRLGGSSIYLPHFSSLLQNSSINITVDKNIFEWLRVHYLQQAITAGVIAEYGSFENVITNLNAIKKMVLAFREGIQVCRLLGVRTYRIFPAYLFNLPVFLIARILQKMFSEQNTLDMIINHMKKGYSEWVVGYREVLNAGRSLGLPMSVWGSYEKYIDLT is encoded by the coding sequence ATGAAACTCTTAATCTACGGTGCAGGAACAATAGGCACGGCATATGGCTGGCTCGTGTCTTGTAATAACGAAGTCGACTTTTACGGAAAATCCGACACGGAAAAAGAAATTACAATCAGCTATAAAGATTTAAGAAAACGATCGACTGTTTACCAAACAATGAAATTCGAGCGCAGAATTATTACCCATATTGAAGATCACTACGACGCTATTATAGTTGCCGTAAATCGTTTTCAATTATGTAGTGTCTTACCGCATTTAAAAGAATTGAAAAATAAGACAAAGTATTTTGTATTTATGCAAAATAACTGGAATCTAAAAAACGAAATCGCCCCCTACCTTTCTCAAGACGATTATCTTATTGCATTCCCTTCATCAATAGGCGGCGGAAGAGACGAAAAAGGCTTACACATTATCATATTTGATGAAGCAACCCGTTTAGGCGGTTCATCGATTTACTTGCCGCATTTCTCATCATTATTACAAAATTCCAGTATAAACATAACGGTTGATAAAAATATCTTTGAGTGGTTGAGAGTTCATTATTTGCAGCAAGCAATTACAGCCGGTGTGATTGCAGAATACGGTAGTTTTGAAAATGTTATTACAAATCTCAATGCAATTAAGAAAATGGTGCTTGCTTTTAGAGAAGGAATACAGGTGTGCAGATTACTGGGAGTAAGAACGTATCGAATATTTCCGGCATATTTATTTAATCTTCCGGTTTTTTTAATTGCCCGTATATTGCAAAAAATGTTTTCCGAACAAAACACATTGGATATGATAATCAACCACATGAAAAAAGGATACAGCGAATGGGTGGTTGGATACAGAGAAGTCTTGAATGCCGGCAGGTCATTGGGGCTCCCTATGAGTGTGTGGGGATCGTATGAAAAATACATTGATTTAACATGA
- a CDS encoding YbhB/YbcL family Raf kinase inhibitor-like protein produces the protein MKLIRMTMPLLTATLLLIFCSSCSKKDEIRPLTQGGVMKLSCSAFADGEKIPVEFAKLGENRIPPLEIAGVPDGTKTLAIIVHDPDAPMPGGFYHWTLWNIPPETTSIGTGNLPAGAVEGETSWGTSGYNGPQPPFGTHRYIFYLYALNTDLNLPADSNVKELKAAMKEHVLEITSLTGKFAAKDNP, from the coding sequence ATGAAACTTATACGTATGACAATGCCGTTGCTTACGGCGACGCTTCTGCTTATATTTTGCAGCAGCTGCTCAAAAAAAGATGAAATTAGACCTCTAACACAAGGCGGCGTTATGAAACTGTCTTGTTCAGCTTTTGCCGACGGTGAAAAGATACCGGTAGAATTTGCAAAGCTCGGCGAGAACCGCATTCCGCCGCTGGAAATTGCAGGAGTCCCGGACGGGACAAAGACTTTGGCGATTATCGTGCACGATCCTGATGCGCCGATGCCGGGTGGATTTTATCACTGGACGTTGTGGAACATTCCGCCGGAAACTACATCAATCGGGACTGGCAATTTGCCCGCAGGTGCGGTTGAAGGCGAAACAAGTTGGGGTACGAGCGGTTACAATGGACCGCAGCCTCCGTTCGGCACTCACCGTTATATTTTCTATCTTTATGCGCTCAACACGGATCTAAACCTTCCTGCCGACAGCAATGTAAAGGAACTGAAAGCTGCGATGAAGGAGCACGTGCTCGAAATAACTTCGCTTACTGGCAAGTTCGCAGCAAAAGATAATCCTTGA
- a CDS encoding NADP-dependent malic enzyme: MNEIDKKALDFHKKYHGKIAVQSKVPLHSAEDLTLAYTPGVAAPCLEIKADKDKIYSYTSKGNAVAVVTNGTAVLGLGNIGAGAGLPVMEGKAILFKEFGGVDAYPICVNSLNSADVIKTVQLIADGFGGINLEDIKAPECFDIERELQKTLPIPVFHDDQHGTAIVVVSALINAFKIVKKDFENVKVVVNGAGAAGMAITRLLQSMNTKNIILCDRMGAIYSGRTEDMNPYKQEIAEITNAKKEKGMLSDVIKGADVFIGVSTAGCLTQDMARTMNKDAVVLAMANPLPEIMPDDAKKAGIRIICTGRSDFPNQVNNLLAFPGIFRGALDVRASCINLEMKIAAAHAIASLVPADKLCEEFVIPDPFDRRVAQAVAEAVKNAAKTSGVTCI; this comes from the coding sequence ATGAACGAGATTGATAAAAAAGCTCTTGATTTTCATAAAAAATATCACGGAAAGATTGCTGTACAAAGTAAAGTTCCGCTTCATTCTGCAGAGGATTTGACTTTAGCATATACGCCGGGAGTTGCAGCTCCTTGCCTTGAAATAAAAGCTGATAAGGACAAAATCTATTCGTACACATCAAAGGGAAACGCCGTAGCTGTAGTTACAAACGGAACTGCTGTTCTCGGACTTGGGAACATCGGTGCGGGAGCAGGTCTCCCTGTGATGGAAGGCAAAGCGATTTTATTCAAGGAGTTTGGAGGAGTAGATGCATATCCAATATGCGTGAATTCTCTAAATTCCGCTGACGTAATCAAGACTGTCCAGCTCATTGCAGACGGATTCGGAGGCATTAACCTTGAAGATATAAAAGCGCCGGAATGCTTTGACATTGAGAGAGAACTGCAAAAAACTCTTCCGATTCCGGTTTTCCATGACGACCAACACGGAACGGCGATAGTCGTTGTTTCCGCACTTATAAACGCTTTCAAAATAGTAAAAAAAGATTTTGAAAATGTCAAAGTTGTGGTAAACGGCGCAGGTGCGGCAGGCATGGCAATCACGCGCCTTTTGCAAAGCATGAATACAAAAAATATAATTTTATGCGACAGGATGGGTGCAATTTACAGCGGACGCACGGAAGACATGAATCCCTATAAACAGGAAATCGCGGAAATCACAAATGCAAAAAAAGAAAAAGGAATGCTTTCCGATGTAATAAAAGGAGCCGACGTGTTCATAGGAGTTTCGACAGCCGGCTGCCTTACACAAGACATGGCTCGCACAATGAACAAAGATGCCGTCGTTTTGGCGATGGCAAACCCTTTGCCGGAAATCATGCCCGATGACGCAAAAAAGGCTGGGATTCGCATAATATGCACAGGGCGCTCAGACTTTCCAAACCAAGTAAACAATCTGCTGGCGTTCCCTGGAATATTCAGAGGAGCGTTGGACGTTCGGGCATCTTGCATAAACCTTGAAATGAAAATTGCGGCGGCTCATGCAATTGCATCCCTAGTTCCCGCCGACAAGCTTTGCGAAGAATTTGTCATTCCAGACCCGTTTGACCGCCGCGTTGCGCAGGCAGTTGCAGAAGCTGTTAAAAACGCTGCAAAAACTTCGGGAGTTACCTGCATATAA
- a CDS encoding TrpB-like pyridoxal phosphate-dependent enzyme produces MCKNEIPYKIYLSEKELPIAWYNVRAEMKNKPAPLLNPETHKQIGLNELSQIFCEELAKQELNDTDKWIEIPEDIRKFYKMFRPSPLIRAYCLEEQLGTPAKIYYKFEGNNTSGSHKLNSAIAQAYYAKKQGLKGVTTETGAGQWGTALSMACAYFGLDCRVFMVKCSYEQKPFRREVMRTYGASVTPSPSDTTKVGRKILERFPGTSGSLGCAISEAVEAALSEDGYRYVLGSVLSQVLIHQTVIGLEAMTALDKYGVNPDIIIGCAGGGSNLGGLISPFMGRKLRGEADYRFIAVEPASCPSFTRGKFAYDYCDTGHVTPLAKMYTLGSNFIPSANHSGGLRYHGMSSILSQLYDDKLIEARSVTQTEVFEAARQFARIEGILPAPESSHAIRAAIDEALKCKKTGEEKTILFGLTGTGYFDMAAYQAFNDGKMRDYVPSEADLKNGFDGIPHFPGNDF; encoded by the coding sequence ATGTGTAAAAATGAAATTCCGTATAAAATCTACCTTTCTGAAAAAGAACTCCCAATCGCATGGTACAATGTCCGTGCGGAGATGAAGAATAAACCTGCACCGCTTTTGAATCCCGAAACGCATAAACAAATCGGATTGAATGAGCTCTCACAAATTTTTTGTGAAGAGCTTGCAAAGCAAGAATTAAACGATACCGATAAATGGATAGAGATTCCTGAAGATATACGAAAATTCTATAAAATGTTCCGTCCGTCGCCGCTTATACGCGCATATTGCCTTGAAGAACAGCTTGGTACTCCTGCAAAGATTTATTATAAATTTGAAGGCAACAACACCAGCGGCAGCCATAAACTGAATTCTGCGATTGCACAAGCTTATTACGCAAAAAAGCAGGGCTTAAAAGGAGTTACGACAGAAACCGGCGCTGGGCAGTGGGGAACGGCTCTTTCTATGGCTTGTGCATATTTTGGATTAGATTGCCGTGTGTTTATGGTAAAATGTTCTTATGAGCAAAAACCGTTCCGCCGAGAGGTTATGCGCACATACGGCGCAAGCGTGACGCCTTCTCCGTCTGACACGACAAAAGTTGGCCGCAAGATTTTGGAGCGGTTTCCGGGAACTTCGGGAAGTCTTGGGTGTGCAATTTCCGAGGCTGTCGAAGCTGCCCTTTCCGAAGACGGCTATCGTTATGTACTTGGAAGTGTTCTTTCGCAAGTTTTGATTCATCAGACTGTTATTGGTCTTGAAGCAATGACAGCGCTCGATAAATACGGCGTAAATCCAGACATAATAATAGGCTGTGCCGGCGGCGGTTCTAATTTGGGCGGACTTATATCTCCGTTTATGGGACGAAAACTTCGCGGAGAAGCTGATTACCGTTTTATTGCCGTTGAACCGGCATCTTGCCCGAGTTTTACACGTGGGAAATTTGCATACGACTACTGCGATACTGGACATGTAACGCCGCTTGCAAAAATGTATACGCTTGGCTCGAATTTTATTCCTTCTGCAAATCATTCCGGCGGTTTGCGCTACCACGGAATGAGTTCGATTTTATCACAGCTTTATGACGATAAACTGATTGAAGCTCGTTCGGTGACGCAAACGGAAGTTTTTGAAGCTGCCCGGCAATTTGCCAGAATCGAGGGTATTCTTCCCGCTCCGGAAAGCAGCCATGCAATACGTGCTGCAATCGATGAAGCTTTAAAATGCAAGAAAACAGGTGAAGAAAAAACAATTTTATTCGGACTTACCGGTACCGGATATTTTGATATGGCTGCGTATCAAGCGTTTAATGATGGGAAGATGAGAGATTATGTTCCGTCCGAAGCTGATTTGAAAAATGGTTTCGACGGTATTCCGCATTTTCCCGGAAATGATTTTTAA
- a CDS encoding NAD(P)-binding protein, producing the protein MEEKSFNSKRVIIAGAGISGLTAGIYARRFGFDVTILESHNIPGGLSTAWKRKGYLFEGGMHWLTGFSEEMPLNRIWKETGALQENNPIFNAASFVYTLAAITCLMLGSSYEYWKKSKDDGSYNRKKQDLIDRFVSVLCEFLPEIKSKIEVTDAATVRKAAQYLCRDDDVEFI; encoded by the coding sequence ATGGAAGAAAAGAGTTTTAACTCAAAACGTGTTATCATAGCCGGAGCCGGAATTTCAGGTTTAACGGCAGGTATTTATGCACGCCGCTTTGGATTTGATGTTACGATTCTTGAAAGCCATAATATTCCAGGCGGACTTTCTACAGCGTGGAAACGCAAAGGTTATCTTTTTGAAGGTGGAATGCACTGGCTTACAGGCTTTTCCGAAGAAATGCCACTCAACAGGATATGGAAAGAGACAGGTGCGCTTCAAGAAAATAATCCGATATTCAATGCCGCATCTTTTGTATACACGCTGGCAGCTATAACATGCTTGATGTTGGGAAGCAGCTATGAATATTGGAAAAAATCAAAAGATGACGGTTCTTACAATCGGAAAAAGCAAGATTTAATAGACAGATTTGTTTCGGTTCTCTGTGAATTTTTACCGGAGATAAAGTCAAAGATAGAGGTGACCGATGCGGCAACTGTCAGAAAGGCAGCACAATATCTTTGTAGAGACGACGACGTGGAATTCATATAG
- a CDS encoding InlB B-repeat-containing protein, giving the protein MKKYFSFLFTAVVLFTTISCFYQPLICNVSYDTQDSGKQFPAISVSYGSKLTDAQLPNLSADGKLFCGWYKESGCTTKWNKDTDTVTKDITLYAKWQNASPLIPLVPSTEVFTVTFNTRGLSAAPSEIKVANGETISTMPANPTHFTWDFEGWYKDKKNTQMWDTASDKVTKNITLYTKWKPKSIGETDLWKSKTDRPDDYYRIPAFAETKDGTLLAVTDLRYKHAADVGEYDEWGGFRPFHPRHIHRIDLILKRSLDYGKSWSSLDTNLTNVPETPEYGCGDAAIVADRDSDEVLIIHVKGNVRYQDGKQNVAMLKSSDGGNSFTPTDITDQIYGMNASWQRMFVTSGKIHQSRFVKVDKYYRIYAAPLIGDFGNTVIYSDDFGDTWKVLGGDATVKPIPSGDEAKVEELPDGRVILSSRFGNGRYINIFTYTNKNTGEGNWGTASHLQLGNDGGTNGELLIVKACAVNDKTPVYLALQSIPAASGRNNVTIYWRTITENVSLDEFVTGSEWRQYQIHTGSSAYSTMIQQKDGRIGFLYEHNAKSSPAGYDICYKSLTISDITGEQYEAAFLTQ; this is encoded by the coding sequence ATGAAAAAATATTTTTCCTTTCTTTTTACTGCAGTAGTTTTATTTACAACGATAAGTTGTTTCTATCAACCTTTGATATGTAATGTCTCTTATGATACGCAAGACAGCGGAAAACAATTTCCTGCCATCAGTGTAAGTTACGGTTCAAAATTGACTGATGCGCAGCTTCCAAATCTTAGTGCGGACGGGAAACTTTTTTGCGGCTGGTACAAAGAAAGCGGATGCACAACAAAATGGAACAAAGACACCGACACAGTCACCAAAGATATAACGCTCTACGCAAAGTGGCAAAATGCGTCACCGCTTATTCCTCTCGTGCCGTCTACTGAAGTTTTTACTGTAACATTCAACACGCGCGGGCTTTCGGCTGCACCCTCAGAGATTAAAGTTGCAAACGGAGAGACGATTTCAACCATGCCGGCAAATCCTACTCATTTTACTTGGGACTTTGAAGGCTGGTACAAAGATAAAAAGAACACTCAAATGTGGGACACTGCGTCCGACAAGGTAACAAAAAATATTACGCTCTACACAAAATGGAAGCCGAAATCCATTGGTGAAACTGATTTATGGAAAAGCAAAACAGACCGCCCCGACGACTATTACAGAATCCCCGCATTTGCTGAAACAAAAGACGGCACGCTGCTCGCTGTAACAGATTTGCGGTACAAACATGCGGCGGACGTTGGTGAATACGATGAGTGGGGCGGGTTTAGACCGTTTCACCCGCGACATATTCATAGAATTGATTTAATCTTAAAACGCTCTTTAGATTACGGCAAAAGTTGGTCTTCTCTCGACACTAATCTTACAAACGTTCCGGAAACGCCCGAATACGGATGCGGAGATGCCGCTATTGTAGCAGACAGAGATTCCGACGAAGTTCTTATCATTCATGTAAAAGGCAATGTACGCTATCAAGATGGCAAACAAAATGTCGCAATGTTGAAATCTTCCGACGGCGGGAACTCTTTTACTCCGACAGACATAACCGACCAAATATACGGAATGAACGCATCTTGGCAGCGTATGTTTGTTACGTCAGGGAAAATACACCAGTCCCGATTTGTTAAAGTCGATAAATACTACCGCATATACGCGGCGCCTTTGATTGGAGATTTTGGCAATACTGTTATATATTCGGACGACTTCGGAGACACGTGGAAAGTGCTCGGCGGCGATGCAACAGTAAAGCCAATTCCATCTGGAGACGAGGCGAAAGTTGAAGAACTTCCCGACGGAAGAGTTATTCTTTCAAGCCGCTTCGGAAACGGAAGGTATATAAATATTTTTACCTACACAAACAAAAATACGGGAGAGGGAAATTGGGGAACAGCTTCTCACTTGCAGTTAGGAAACGACGGCGGAACAAACGGAGAACTTCTGATTGTGAAAGCGTGTGCGGTAAACGATAAAACACCTGTTTATCTTGCATTGCAATCTATCCCTGCGGCAAGCGGTCGAAATAATGTAACAATATACTGGCGCACAATCACGGAGAACGTATCTCTTGATGAGTTTGTAACCGGCAGTGAATGGCGGCAATATCAAATCCATACCGGTTCAAGCGCATATTCAACGATGATTCAGCAAAAAGACGGACGAATCGGATTTTTATATGAACACAATGCGAAAAGTTCTCCTGCCGGTTACGACATTTGCTACAAAAGTCTCACGATAAGTGATATCACCGGCGAGCAATACGAAGCTGCGTTTTTGACACAATGA